The proteins below are encoded in one region of Planctopirus limnophila DSM 3776:
- a CDS encoding ComEA family DNA-binding protein: MGSETSPSQQNSTNLNAQPGNSETTARYCGMTHGDALVVFGLALLLLGLAGGRFVWHGVWGNPLVHVETLQGEPIPLKIDINSANWIEFLQLDGIGETLARRIVADRDERGPFQSVDDLVRVRGLGEKMIERFRPYLTCEPRPKSSVNDP, translated from the coding sequence ATGGGTTCTGAGACCTCGCCCAGTCAACAAAACAGCACGAATCTGAATGCGCAACCTGGCAATAGCGAAACTACCGCTCGCTATTGCGGCATGACGCATGGCGATGCCTTGGTGGTTTTTGGATTGGCTCTTCTGCTGCTCGGCCTCGCGGGTGGGCGATTTGTGTGGCATGGAGTGTGGGGGAATCCACTGGTGCATGTCGAAACGCTCCAGGGAGAACCCATTCCGCTGAAGATCGACATTAACTCAGCGAACTGGATCGAGTTTTTGCAGTTAGATGGAATTGGCGAAACTCTGGCTCGTCGGATTGTGGCCGACCGTGACGAACGAGGCCCATTCCAGAGCGTTGACGATCTGGTTCGCGTCCGTGGCCTGGGCGAAAAAATGATCGAACGCTTTCGCCCCTACCTCACGTGCGAGCCTCGCCCAAAGTCATCCGTTAACGATCCCTGA